Genomic DNA from Haloplanus aerogenes:
CCGCCGCGTGAATCGCCTCGCGACCCTCCTCGCCGTCGTATCCGGGTGCGCCGGGGAGCGCCGGCAGGTGGACCATCCCCACGACCGGCCGCTCGGCGCCGAAGACGGCCTGAACGTTCACGCTACACCAGCCCCGCCGGCTCCGCGTCCAGAATTGCCCACTCGTGGCCCGGCAGAATCCGATCCGCCCGATCCAGCACCTCGCCCGCGCTCTCCCACCACTCGAAGTCGTTCATCGCGATCCCTCTGATCCGCTCGCCGTCCGCGGGCACGTTGTCGAAGGTCGGCACCGCGTCGACGGCGACGACCGTCGTGCCGTCCGCGCTGTCGACGGCGACCGACTGGTGTCCCACCGTGTGCCCCGGCGTCGGAAACGCTGTGACGCCCGGGCAGAGTTCCGTCTCGCCGTCGAGTGGCGTCAGATCCACCGTCAGCCACGGCGGCTCCCGACCCAAGGACTTCGCCTCGTAGCGGTCCGCGTGCATCGGGTAGGGCGCGATGGCGTACTCCAGTTCCCGGCGCTGGACGTAGATGTCCGTCTCGCCCTCGTCGAAGGGGCCGAGGTTGTAGCAGTGATCCCAGTCGAGGTGGCTGAGGACGACGGCGTCGATATCGGCAGGGGCGTACCCCTCGCTGTCGAGGATGGATTCGAGATTCTGACCCGGTTCGCGGTGGCATTCGTAACTCGGGTGGCGGCGGTCCATCAACTCCACCGGGCCGAAGCCCGTGTCGACGAGGATGGTCTCCTCGGCCTCGATCAGGTAAGTGATCGAGGGCGCCTCGACGACGCCGCTCCGGGTCCCGACGAGGATGCGCTCGTCGACGAGGAAGGAGCCACAGCAGTGAGGGGTGACCGTCGGTGTCATGGTCGGTGGTGACGTGGGCGAGACATAAACGCCTCGTACGGATTATTGTAACTGTGTACCGGTGGGTCGCCGAGACGGGCCGGCGCGTCACCGGTACTGGCGTACGATAAACCGTATCACTCCCGCATCGGCGACTGTGAGAGCGCGAGGGTGTCGCCGTCCGACAGCGCCGCGTCGGCGTCGGCGTAGCTCCCGTTCACCAGCACGACGAGGCCGCCGGAGAACGACTCCGTCGCGATGGAGAGGGCCGCGCGAGCGTCGCCGACCGTCGCGTCGTCGGCCAGCGACAGGGTCCGGGTACGACCGCCGACCGCCGCCGCTACCTCGCCGTAACACCGAACCTCGATGCGCACGAGCGACGGTTGGACGCGGGACACAAAACCGCACCGGACGGACAGCTACAAGCCGCCGCGGCCGTCTTCTACCGACGATGGAGGTCCACTTCGACTTCTTCGGCCCGATGCGGGACGCTGTGGGACGAAAGCGCGTCACCCGGACGTTCGACGGGACGACGACGGTCGACGCCGCCCTCGAGTCGCTGTGTGCGGCGTTCGACGGCCTCACGGATCACCTCCGCGACGACGACGGTGGCTGGACTCGGCAGGTGACGGTGACGGTCGACGGAACGAACGTCCGGCAGTTGGACGGCTACGGGACGACGCTGTCCGACGGCGACGTGGTGCGTCTCGCCCCGCCGGTCGTCGGCGGCTGAGCCGTCGTACGGTTTGTTGTACGTCAGTACCGGTGGTTCGCCAAGACGGGTCGGCGAACCACCAGTAAACAGTTACAACGATCCGTATCAGTCGTCGGCGACGGCGTACTCGCCGACGGTGTCGTCGGAAACCGTTCCGTCCGCGTTCCACCCGCGCAGGGCGTAGTATTCGTCCAGCGCGTCCTCTATTCCCGGGAGGTCGTAGGGGAGCGTGTCGGCCTCGCGGTCCATCCCCCGCTTGTTGTTGAAGTGGCGTTCGAGTTCGACAGTCCGGGCACCGACCGCCTGCAGGTCCTCGTAGTCACACTCGAACAGCGCCTCCAGAGTCTCCTCGGTCACGTGATCGGTGCCGC
This window encodes:
- a CDS encoding MoaD/ThiS family protein, whose protein sequence is MRIEVRCYGEVAAAVGGRTRTLSLADDATVGDARAALSIATESFSGGLVVLVNGSYADADAALSDGDTLALSQSPMRE
- a CDS encoding N-acyl homoserine lactonase family protein; the encoded protein is MTPTVTPHCCGSFLVDERILVGTRSGVVEAPSITYLIEAEETILVDTGFGPVELMDRRHPSYECHREPGQNLESILDSEGYAPADIDAVVLSHLDWDHCYNLGPFDEGETDIYVQRRELEYAIAPYPMHADRYEAKSLGREPPWLTVDLTPLDGETELCPGVTAFPTPGHTVGHQSVAVDSADGTTVVAVDAVPTFDNVPADGERIRGIAMNDFEWWESAGEVLDRADRILPGHEWAILDAEPAGLV
- a CDS encoding ubiquitin-like small modifier protein 1 encodes the protein MEVHFDFFGPMRDAVGRKRVTRTFDGTTTVDAALESLCAAFDGLTDHLRDDDGGWTRQVTVTVDGTNVRQLDGYGTTLSDGDVVRLAPPVVGG